In Fimbriiglobus ruber, a genomic segment contains:
- a CDS encoding SPFH domain-containing protein, whose product MSVWDRLTGELIDIIEWTEPSQNEILAHRFTRYKNEIKNGAKLIVREGQAAVFVKEGQLADVKTPGMYTLDTNNVPILSSILGWKYGFESPFKCEVYFIATRQWTDQKWGTQNPVMIRDPEFGPIRVRAFGTYAFKITDPGTFLKELVATDPSFEAYEIAAQFRNAIVSRFVDVVGSAHIAVLDLAGNYERVSKLALDRLGPDLGKMGISLTQFYVENISLPPEVEAALDKRSQMSVLGNLDQYTKFQSAEAIRDAAQNPGGAAGLGVGLGAGVALGQQVGAAMAAGAHANPVTTPGTAPPPLPGAAAQYHVAINGQQAGPFDAAALAAKVREGAVTRASLVWKAGMAQWSAADSVPELQPLFADTPPPLPK is encoded by the coding sequence ATGAGCGTCTGGGACCGGCTGACCGGCGAACTGATCGACATCATCGAATGGACGGAACCGTCGCAGAACGAAATCCTCGCGCACCGGTTCACCCGTTACAAGAACGAGATCAAGAACGGCGCGAAGCTGATCGTCCGCGAGGGGCAGGCGGCTGTCTTCGTCAAGGAAGGGCAACTCGCGGACGTGAAGACGCCCGGGATGTACACCCTGGACACCAACAACGTCCCCATCCTGTCCAGCATCCTCGGCTGGAAGTACGGGTTCGAGTCGCCGTTCAAATGCGAGGTCTACTTCATCGCCACGCGGCAGTGGACCGACCAGAAATGGGGCACACAAAACCCGGTCATGATCCGCGACCCGGAGTTCGGTCCCATCCGCGTCCGCGCGTTCGGCACCTACGCCTTCAAGATCACCGACCCCGGCACGTTCCTCAAGGAACTCGTCGCCACCGACCCGTCGTTCGAAGCTTACGAGATCGCGGCCCAGTTCCGCAACGCGATCGTCTCCCGGTTCGTCGACGTCGTCGGGTCGGCCCACATTGCCGTCCTCGATCTGGCCGGGAATTACGAACGAGTCAGTAAACTCGCGCTCGACCGGCTCGGGCCCGACCTGGGCAAGATGGGTATCAGCCTGACGCAGTTTTACGTCGAGAACATCTCGCTGCCGCCGGAAGTCGAGGCCGCGCTGGACAAGCGGTCGCAGATGAGCGTCCTAGGCAACCTCGACCAGTACACCAAGTTCCAGTCGGCCGAGGCGATCCGGGACGCCGCCCAGAACCCCGGCGGCGCGGCCGGTCTGGGCGTCGGGCTCGGGGCCGGCGTCGCCCTCGGTCAGCAGGTCGGCGCCGCAATGGCCGCCGGCGCGCACGCGAATCCCGTCACCACTCCAGGAACCGCCCCGCCGCCGCTACCGGGGGCAGCCGCTCAATACCATGTGGCCATCAACGGCCAGCAGGCCGGCCCATTCGACGCCGCGGCGCTGGCGGCCAAGGTTCGCGAAGGGGCGGTGACCCGGGCGTCACTGGTCTGGAAGGCGGGCATGGCGCAGTGGTCGGCGGCCGACTCGGTGCCGGAGCTGCAACCGCTGTTCGCGGACACGCCGCCGCCGCTGCCGAAGTGA
- a CDS encoding class I SAM-dependent DNA methyltransferase, translating to MFRKIRWAWQKFHSNPGVVFLPSHVSSSYVTHKLKVQQLPANALGYEQLASVWDDYSHYLSPRYDRLVAAAGRYFGQPVESVLDLACGTGSLTRILAKKIGRVVGLDVSEAMLAKAKALTRSDNLTYKTGDFRNFSLGESFDAVTCRSNSLNYVNAPVELEDVFRCVYHHLQPGGLFIFDVLDETRFRQLADKKVIASVGERVFEIYFFYDPKNRISESRVVIEKVVERHRRVPIETQDVRRAASKVGLMVADKFGYSWRYYVLRKPI from the coding sequence GTGTTTCGAAAGATCCGCTGGGCGTGGCAGAAATTTCATTCAAACCCCGGTGTCGTTTTCTTGCCCAGTCATGTCAGTTCTTCATATGTCACCCATAAACTCAAGGTTCAGCAATTACCGGCTAACGCCCTCGGATACGAGCAGTTGGCTTCCGTGTGGGACGACTACTCACACTATCTGAGTCCTCGGTACGATCGCTTGGTGGCTGCGGCGGGACGATACTTTGGTCAGCCCGTCGAGTCAGTGTTGGATTTGGCATGCGGGACTGGTTCGTTGACCCGCATTCTCGCGAAAAAGATCGGCCGTGTTGTCGGTCTCGACGTCAGCGAGGCCATGCTCGCGAAAGCCAAAGCCCTCACCCGGTCCGACAACCTCACGTATAAAACTGGGGATTTCCGCAATTTTTCACTGGGCGAATCTTTTGACGCCGTCACCTGCAGGAGCAATTCTCTCAATTATGTGAACGCGCCCGTTGAACTCGAAGACGTATTCCGGTGCGTTTATCATCACCTGCAGCCGGGCGGCCTGTTCATTTTTGACGTGTTGGACGAAACCCGGTTCCGCCAACTGGCAGATAAAAAGGTCATCGCTTCCGTGGGCGAGCGTGTGTTTGAAATCTATTTCTTTTATGACCCCAAAAACCGTATCAGCGAATCTCGGGTTGTGATCGAAAAGGTCGTCGAACGCCACAGGCGTGTGCCAATTGAGACGCAAGACGTCCGACGGGCGGCGTCGAAAGTCGGACTTATGGTAGCGGACAAGTTTGGCTACTCCTGGCGATATTATGTGTTGCGGAAGCCAATTTGA
- a CDS encoding prenyltransferase/squalene oxidase repeat-containing protein: protein MLQVARLAPKLLGESADLVAGFLRSQQNPDGGFQDRGGASDLYYTVFGLEGLIALRADLPIGSALTYLRSFGTGADLDFVHLACLARCWAALPLDLRAEAPADAIAGRVEAYRSSDGGYAAEPGLADGTLYGCFLALGTYQDLGRPLVDPAGMLRCAARLRAEDGGYANQQDVPQGLTPSTAAAVTLLRQLEAPIPSGLDRWLLSRCSPDGGFFATPMAPLPDLLSTATALHALSGIHASIDAIREPCLDFIDTLWTSKGGFHGNWTDDILDSEYTFYGLLALGHLSV from the coding sequence ATGCTTCAGGTCGCCCGGCTGGCACCGAAGCTGTTGGGTGAGTCGGCCGACCTGGTCGCCGGGTTCCTCCGCAGTCAACAGAACCCGGACGGCGGGTTCCAGGACCGCGGCGGGGCCAGCGACCTCTATTACACCGTCTTCGGCCTCGAAGGGTTGATCGCCCTCCGGGCCGACCTGCCGATCGGCTCCGCTCTGACCTACCTCCGCTCTTTCGGCACCGGCGCCGACCTCGATTTCGTCCATCTAGCCTGTCTCGCCCGCTGCTGGGCCGCCCTCCCCCTCGACCTCCGCGCCGAAGCCCCCGCCGACGCGATCGCCGGCCGGGTCGAGGCGTACCGCAGCAGTGACGGTGGGTACGCGGCCGAGCCCGGGCTAGCCGACGGCACGCTCTACGGCTGCTTCCTCGCGCTGGGTACTTACCAGGACTTGGGCCGCCCACTGGTCGACCCCGCCGGCATGTTGCGGTGCGCGGCCCGACTCCGGGCGGAAGACGGCGGGTACGCCAACCAGCAGGATGTGCCCCAGGGCCTGACGCCCTCGACGGCCGCAGCGGTAACGCTACTGCGTCAACTCGAAGCCCCAATCCCATCCGGACTCGACCGGTGGCTCCTCTCCCGGTGCAGCCCCGACGGCGGCTTTTTCGCGACGCCGATGGCCCCGCTCCCGGATCTGCTTTCGACGGCCACCGCCCTGCACGCCCTGTCCGGGATACACGCCTCCATCGACGCGATCCGCGAGCCGTGCCTCGATTTCATCGACACGCTCTGGACCAGCAAGGGCGGCTTCCACGGCAACTGGACCGACGACATCCTGGACAGCGAATACACGTTCTACGGCCTGCTCGCCCTGGGACATTTGAGTGTGTAG
- a CDS encoding prenyltransferase/squalene oxidase repeat-containing protein: MHPDFAITLANTRRHLLAARGSDGHWVGELSDSALSTATALFTLSLLGRTADNDTRRADHTALISGGLRWLTDTQNADGGWGDTTLSLSNISTTALCWAAFGVPEAKGYDAVVARAEDWLRKAAGSLEPRPLAKAIADRYGKDRTFSVPILTMLALAGRLDPDPWRLVPQLPFELAACPFRWFQWVRLPVVSYALPALIAIGHVKHHHRPTWNPVLRLARKLVTGRTLRVLREIQPTTGGYLEATPLTSFVTMSLIAAGRVNDPVVAHGIEFLEKSVRSSGSWPIDTNLATWVTTLSVNALTAAGAANDLPAPDREVIREWLLKQQYRVEHPYTHAAPGGWAWTDLSGGVPDADDTPSALLALARLGDPDTSTLEAAAAGVTWLLDLQNADGGIPTFCRGWTGLPFDRSSNDLTAHAILAWAAWRDHLAPKLRERIARGVARGTAYLLKSQRTNGAWAPLWFGNQHAAEIDNLTYGTSRVLRLAEVSQALGLGDVWCAGLRRGVQWLIANQNSDGGWGGRAGTPSTIEETALAVEGLACAKTGLAPTANTADISAHTRSLSRGVTWLVEQTKNGTHFPPSPIGFYFANLWYFETLYPVIYTTAALTKAAINLATDEHG; encoded by the coding sequence ATGCATCCCGATTTTGCGATTACGCTCGCCAACACTCGCCGCCACCTGCTGGCCGCGCGAGGGTCGGACGGGCACTGGGTCGGCGAACTTTCGGACAGCGCGCTGTCGACGGCGACCGCCCTCTTCACGCTCAGTCTCCTCGGCCGAACTGCCGACAACGATACCCGGCGGGCCGACCACACCGCACTAATCTCCGGCGGCCTGCGCTGGCTGACGGACACGCAAAACGCCGACGGCGGCTGGGGCGACACGACGCTGAGCCTCAGCAACATCAGCACGACGGCCCTCTGCTGGGCAGCCTTCGGCGTACCGGAAGCCAAGGGGTACGACGCGGTCGTCGCCCGGGCGGAAGACTGGCTGCGGAAGGCCGCCGGCAGCCTCGAACCGCGACCACTCGCGAAGGCCATCGCCGACCGCTATGGGAAAGACCGCACGTTTTCCGTGCCCATCCTGACCATGCTCGCCCTCGCCGGCCGCCTAGATCCCGACCCGTGGCGCCTCGTCCCGCAACTTCCCTTTGAACTGGCCGCGTGCCCGTTCCGCTGGTTCCAGTGGGTGCGCCTGCCGGTCGTGAGCTACGCGCTGCCGGCACTCATCGCCATCGGCCACGTCAAGCATCACCATCGGCCGACGTGGAACCCGGTCCTCCGCCTGGCGCGAAAGCTGGTCACCGGCCGAACGCTCCGCGTCCTCCGCGAAATCCAGCCGACGACTGGTGGTTATTTAGAAGCGACGCCGTTGACCAGTTTTGTGACGATGAGTCTGATCGCGGCCGGCCGGGTCAACGATCCGGTCGTTGCCCACGGGATCGAATTCTTGGAGAAATCGGTCCGCTCATCCGGTAGTTGGCCGATCGACACAAACCTGGCGACCTGGGTGACGACGCTCTCCGTGAACGCGCTCACCGCCGCTGGAGCGGCCAACGACTTGCCTGCGCCCGATCGCGAAGTGATCCGCGAGTGGCTGCTGAAGCAGCAATACCGGGTCGAACATCCTTACACCCACGCGGCCCCTGGCGGATGGGCGTGGACCGATCTGTCCGGCGGCGTACCCGACGCGGACGACACGCCCAGCGCCCTCCTCGCCCTCGCGCGACTCGGCGATCCGGACACCTCCACACTCGAAGCCGCGGCGGCCGGCGTGACCTGGCTGCTCGACTTGCAGAACGCCGACGGCGGCATCCCGACCTTCTGCCGCGGTTGGACCGGCCTCCCTTTCGACCGCAGCAGCAACGACCTCACCGCCCACGCCATCCTCGCCTGGGCCGCCTGGCGTGACCACCTTGCTCCAAAGCTGCGTGAGCGAATCGCCCGCGGCGTGGCACGGGGAACGGCCTACCTTCTGAAGTCCCAGCGGACTAACGGAGCCTGGGCACCCCTCTGGTTCGGCAACCAGCACGCGGCCGAGATCGACAACCTGACTTACGGCACGAGCCGCGTTCTTCGGCTCGCCGAGGTGAGTCAGGCACTTGGTCTGGGTGATGTGTGGTGTGCGGGCTTACGCCGCGGCGTACAGTGGCTGATCGCGAATCAGAACTCGGACGGCGGCTGGGGCGGCCGAGCCGGTACGCCATCGACGATCGAAGAAACTGCCCTCGCGGTCGAAGGGCTCGCGTGCGCTAAAACGGGACTCGCCCCTACCGCGAACACGGCTGACATCTCAGCTCACACTCGCTCTCTCAGCCGGGGAGTGACATGGCTGGTCGAGCAGACCAAAAATGGGACACATTTCCCGCCGTCGCCCATCGGCTTCTACTTCGCCAACTTGTGGTACTTCGAAACGCTGTACCCGGTTATCTACACGACCGCGGCCCTGACGAAAGCCGCGATCAATTTAGCCACGGATGAACACGGATAA
- a CDS encoding molybdopterin-containing oxidoreductase family protein: MKRALETVRAVCPHDCPDTCGLVVSVDPADGRAVALRGDKDHPFTRGFLCQKVSNYLERVYHPGRVLYPMRRVGRKGEGRFERITWAAAIKEIAARFRESAASPAGPQAVLPYSYAGTMGKLMYASLDRRFFHRYGASLLARTICAEAGSVGCDVTLGTRAMIDPEAAVHARYIINWGSNTAVTNSHFWKIEFEARKRGAKIITVDPYRSPTAARSDWWVPVRPGTDAALALGVMHVIFREGWQDQDYLDRYCLGTDQLRDRVLAEFPPERVARITGLSAEDVERFAREYARSSELFGGPALIRLNYGLQRHGGGGTAVRTVVCLPALTGDWRHVGGGALLSTSKAYPFDNAFLERPDLIPPGTRTVNMVQLAEALHGELPGPKVAALFVYNSNPASVCPDQSRVLSGLKREDLFTVVHEQFQTDTADYADILLPATTQLEHFDLHGSYGHLYVQANNPAIAPLGEAKPNTEVFRLLAREMGYEPELFEVTDEELAKGALNGTNGYVYPQREAFDGISLDAVKAGPVRLNVPTNWTPFAEGGFGTPSGKCEFYSEREARAGRDPLPHYAPPHEDPQTRPDLAAKYPLQMLTPPAPSFLNSSFVNVDTLRKTAGEVTVEMHPADATARGIADGQTVTVFNDRGRFRAKALVGDAVKPGVVVSLGLWWARYTDDGANCNTTTSTALTDLGGGATFFDNLVEVTAN; encoded by the coding sequence ATGAAGCGAGCCCTCGAAACCGTGCGGGCCGTCTGCCCACACGACTGCCCGGATACCTGCGGCCTCGTCGTCTCGGTCGACCCGGCCGACGGCCGGGCGGTCGCGCTCCGCGGCGACAAGGACCACCCGTTCACGCGCGGTTTCCTCTGCCAAAAAGTCTCGAACTACCTCGAACGAGTTTACCACCCCGGCCGCGTGCTGTATCCGATGCGGCGGGTCGGCCGGAAGGGTGAGGGACGGTTCGAGCGGATCACTTGGGCGGCCGCCATCAAGGAGATCGCCGCCCGCTTCCGGGAGAGCGCCGCGTCTCCGGCCGGGCCGCAAGCGGTGCTACCGTACAGCTACGCCGGGACGATGGGGAAGCTGATGTACGCCAGCCTCGATCGGCGGTTCTTCCACCGCTACGGGGCGAGTCTCCTCGCCCGCACCATTTGCGCCGAGGCCGGCAGCGTCGGCTGCGACGTGACCCTCGGCACCCGGGCGATGATCGACCCCGAGGCGGCCGTCCACGCCCGGTACATCATCAACTGGGGCTCGAATACCGCGGTCACGAACAGCCACTTCTGGAAGATCGAGTTCGAGGCACGGAAGCGCGGGGCGAAGATCATCACCGTCGACCCGTACCGTTCGCCGACGGCCGCCAGGTCCGACTGGTGGGTGCCGGTCCGCCCCGGCACGGACGCGGCCCTCGCCCTCGGCGTCATGCACGTCATCTTCCGCGAAGGCTGGCAGGACCAGGACTACCTCGACCGCTACTGCCTCGGCACGGACCAACTCCGCGACCGCGTGCTGGCCGAATTCCCGCCCGAGCGGGTCGCGCGAATCACGGGCCTGTCCGCCGAAGACGTGGAACGGTTCGCGCGGGAGTACGCACGTAGCTCAGAGCTGTTCGGCGGCCCCGCGCTCATCCGGCTGAACTACGGCCTCCAGCGCCACGGCGGCGGCGGGACGGCCGTCCGCACCGTCGTCTGCCTGCCGGCCCTGACGGGCGACTGGCGCCACGTCGGCGGCGGTGCGCTCCTGAGCACCAGCAAAGCGTATCCGTTCGACAACGCGTTTCTGGAGCGGCCCGACCTGATCCCTCCTGGCACGCGCACGGTCAACATGGTGCAGCTCGCGGAAGCCCTTCACGGCGAACTGCCCGGGCCGAAGGTCGCCGCATTGTTCGTCTACAACTCGAACCCGGCCTCCGTCTGCCCCGACCAGTCGCGCGTTCTCTCCGGTCTCAAGCGCGAAGACCTGTTCACCGTCGTTCACGAGCAGTTCCAGACCGACACGGCCGACTACGCCGACATCCTCCTCCCGGCGACGACCCAGCTCGAACACTTCGACCTCCACGGTAGCTACGGTCACCTGTACGTCCAGGCCAACAATCCGGCCATCGCCCCGCTCGGGGAAGCGAAGCCGAACACGGAGGTGTTCCGTCTTCTGGCCCGCGAGATGGGCTACGAGCCGGAACTGTTCGAGGTGACGGACGAGGAACTCGCGAAGGGTGCCTTGAACGGCACCAACGGCTACGTCTACCCGCAACGGGAAGCATTCGACGGCATCTCGCTGGACGCCGTAAAAGCCGGCCCGGTGCGGCTGAACGTGCCGACAAACTGGACGCCGTTCGCGGAAGGCGGATTCGGGACGCCTTCGGGCAAGTGCGAGTTTTACAGCGAGCGCGAGGCCCGCGCCGGTCGCGACCCGCTGCCGCACTACGCCCCACCCCACGAAGACCCACAGACCCGCCCTGACCTCGCGGCCAAGTACCCGCTCCAGATGCTTACGCCGCCGGCCCCCTCGTTCCTCAATTCGTCATTCGTGAACGTGGACACGCTCCGCAAAACGGCTGGCGAGGTGACTGTCGAGATGCACCCGGCCGACGCGACCGCCCGCGGCATCGCGGACGGCCAAACGGTGACGGTGTTCAACGACCGCGGCCGGTTCCGTGCGAAGGCGCTCGTGGGCGACGCGGTGAAGCCCGGCGTCGTGGTGAGCCTGGGGCTCTGGTGGGCGCGGTACACGGACGACGGGGCCAACTGCAACACGACCACGAGTACCGCCCTGACCGACCTCGGTGGCGGAGCCACGTTCTTCGACAACCTCGTCGAAGTCACGGCGAATTGA
- a CDS encoding polyprenyl synthetase family protein, whose protein sequence is MQLPLLTLPRAVPALSKRPTQDSIPPTREERERVRAIAVKYVEREKPVIPLSLEELRIHADKVLAATDFDPKFRDYIAVVIDSEANREALAAVPYERRLLLMPKCLRVEDRCPAPFDEFGLLCKQCGLCTIQDLQNEAERLGYAVLVAEGSALVMAIIQTGKIDAIIGVSCLSVLEKAFPYMEAAAIPGVAIPLLQDDCKDTGIDVEWVWDFIHLTSDDRTYRLDLDAIRDEVETWFSPESLDEILGSGDTVTEQISRAWLAKGGKRWRPFLVACAWRALHDDPLAPFPADVKKLAVAVECFHKASLVHDDIEDADEFRYGEKTLHAEHGVPVALNVGDLLLGDGYRLIAETEAPPAVRSAMVKIAADGHRALCLGQGAELTWANDPRPLSPIEVVDIHRRKTAPAFEVALRLGAAYAEADAGLHKILSAYSEALGIAYQIRDDLEDLTNGDGDDLTAGRPGFLLAVAYERAKDEDRDLLEAAWRRAAGVDPDRVREAVDRLGAVDRSQQMLDSYKEQAVRTLMDVQNPSLKGLLRRVVSKIFSIEIKGWCSEFEARNASGRPAGTEAVG, encoded by the coding sequence ATGCAGTTGCCGCTTCTGACCCTGCCCCGCGCCGTCCCGGCGCTGTCGAAACGGCCGACGCAGGACTCCATCCCGCCCACCCGCGAGGAGCGCGAGCGGGTCCGCGCGATCGCCGTGAAGTACGTCGAACGCGAGAAGCCGGTCATCCCCCTGTCGCTCGAAGAGCTGCGCATTCACGCCGACAAGGTGCTGGCGGCCACGGACTTCGACCCGAAGTTCCGCGACTACATCGCCGTCGTCATCGACAGCGAGGCGAACCGCGAAGCCCTGGCCGCGGTGCCCTACGAGCGCCGGCTACTGCTCATGCCGAAGTGCCTCCGCGTCGAGGACCGCTGCCCGGCCCCGTTCGACGAGTTCGGTCTGCTCTGCAAGCAGTGCGGTCTCTGCACGATTCAAGACTTGCAGAACGAGGCCGAGCGCCTGGGCTACGCCGTGCTAGTGGCGGAAGGGTCCGCGCTGGTGATGGCGATCATCCAAACTGGGAAGATCGACGCGATCATTGGCGTGAGCTGCCTCTCGGTGCTGGAGAAAGCCTTTCCGTACATGGAAGCCGCCGCCATTCCCGGCGTGGCGATTCCGCTCCTGCAAGACGACTGCAAGGACACGGGCATCGACGTGGAATGGGTCTGGGATTTCATTCACCTGACCAGCGACGACCGCACTTACCGCCTCGATCTGGACGCGATCCGCGACGAAGTCGAGACGTGGTTTTCCCCCGAATCGTTGGACGAAATCCTCGGCTCCGGCGACACCGTCACGGAACAGATCTCCCGTGCGTGGCTGGCCAAGGGCGGCAAGCGCTGGCGGCCGTTCCTCGTCGCCTGCGCGTGGCGCGCCCTACACGACGACCCGCTGGCCCCGTTCCCGGCCGACGTGAAGAAATTGGCCGTGGCCGTCGAGTGCTTCCACAAGGCGTCACTCGTTCACGACGATATCGAGGACGCAGACGAGTTCCGCTACGGCGAAAAGACGCTCCACGCCGAACACGGCGTCCCCGTCGCGCTGAACGTGGGCGACCTGCTGCTGGGCGACGGGTATCGGCTCATCGCCGAGACCGAGGCGCCGCCGGCCGTCCGGTCCGCGATGGTGAAGATCGCGGCCGACGGGCACCGGGCGCTCTGTCTCGGCCAGGGGGCTGAACTCACTTGGGCGAACGACCCGCGGCCGCTCAGCCCGATCGAGGTCGTGGACATCCACCGCCGCAAGACGGCCCCCGCGTTCGAGGTCGCGTTGCGGCTCGGGGCGGCTTACGCCGAGGCCGATGCCGGCCTGCACAAGATCCTGAGTGCTTACAGCGAAGCCCTCGGCATCGCCTACCAGATCCGGGACGACCTCGAAGACCTGACGAACGGCGACGGCGACGACCTGACCGCCGGCCGGCCCGGGTTCCTGCTGGCCGTCGCTTACGAACGGGCGAAGGACGAGGACCGCGACCTGCTCGAAGCCGCGTGGCGGCGGGCGGCCGGCGTCGACCCGGACCGGGTGCGCGAGGCGGTCGACCGACTCGGGGCGGTCGACCGCTCCCAGCAGATGCTCGATTCGTACAAAGAGCAGGCCGTGCGGACACTGATGGACGTGCAGAACCCGAGCCTGAAGGGGCTGCTGCGGCGGGTCGTGAGCAAGATCTTCAGCATCGAAATCAAGGGCTGGTGCAGTGAGTTTGAGGCTCGAAATGCTTCAGGTCGCCCGGCTGGCACCGAAGCTGTTGGGTGA
- a CDS encoding sugar phosphate isomerase/epimerase family protein: MTITRRTFLAGAAAAAAVGAPRATTAADPVSPLPSAHRTRFAVSTYSFWQFKNSALRDVEKCIDMAAEMGFDGVELLLRQFAEEAADPGYLQRLKRRAFLNGLDLCGFSTHQGFVYPDKAERQKNIDLTNYQTELAYQMGIPTMRINTGRWNTSKDFDELMKNRGIEPILKGYTEEDGFKWVIDSLAQCVKTAEKCGVVLGLENHWGLGLTPEGVLRIVDAIKSPWLQVTMDTGNFLEDPYDRLEKLAPKTALVQAKTYFGGGLWYSLDLDYDRIAKMLKKHNYKGYVSLEFEGKEDPKTAVPKSLALLRKAFAA; this comes from the coding sequence GTGACTATCACCCGTCGAACGTTCCTCGCCGGCGCTGCCGCAGCGGCCGCGGTTGGCGCTCCCCGCGCCACCACGGCCGCCGACCCGGTTTCTCCCCTCCCCTCAGCCCACCGGACGCGGTTCGCGGTTTCCACGTACTCGTTCTGGCAGTTCAAGAATTCCGCCCTGCGTGACGTCGAAAAGTGCATCGACATGGCGGCCGAGATGGGGTTCGACGGGGTCGAACTCCTCCTCCGCCAGTTCGCGGAGGAAGCGGCCGACCCGGGCTACCTCCAGCGGCTCAAACGGCGGGCGTTTCTCAACGGCCTCGATCTCTGCGGCTTCTCCACCCACCAGGGCTTCGTCTACCCGGACAAGGCCGAACGGCAAAAAAACATCGACCTGACCAACTACCAGACCGAACTCGCCTACCAGATGGGCATCCCGACGATGCGCATCAACACCGGTCGCTGGAACACGTCGAAGGACTTTGACGAGCTGATGAAGAATCGCGGGATCGAGCCGATCCTCAAGGGGTACACCGAGGAAGACGGCTTCAAGTGGGTGATCGACTCGCTCGCCCAGTGCGTCAAGACGGCCGAAAAGTGTGGCGTCGTCCTCGGGCTCGAAAACCATTGGGGCCTCGGGCTGACGCCGGAAGGCGTACTTCGCATCGTGGACGCGATCAAGTCGCCGTGGCTGCAGGTGACGATGGATACGGGAAACTTCCTCGAAGACCCCTACGACCGGCTCGAAAAGCTCGCCCCGAAGACCGCACTCGTGCAGGCGAAGACGTACTTCGGCGGCGGCCTCTGGTACTCGCTTGACCTGGACTACGACCGCATCGCGAAAATGCTCAAGAAGCACAACTACAAGGGCTACGTCTCGCTCGAATTCGAGGGCAAGGAAGACCCCAAGACGGCCGTGCCCAAGAGCCTGGCGTTATTACGCAAGGCGTTCGCGGCGTAA
- a CDS encoding dicarboxylate/amino acid:cation symporter has product MLAFLRNRSLTQWIIFSMIVGVVIGSAFPEASQQLKPFSNVFLRMIKSLIAPLIFATLVIGIAGHGDDMKKVGRIALKSLIYFEVVTTVALFIGLAAVNLTRPGVGIELKGTTEKGQEFAAKQTTFANVLEHIVPASVFEAAVHNEVLQIVFWAILFAVALTQVKGKSHEFMVTGLEALSEVMFKFTGIVMKYAPIGIGAAIAATVGENGIMVLGNLAALILTLYAALVVFILGVLVPIAWFTRIPIGVFARAVKEPALIAFSTTSSEAALPKAMLAMQAIGVPRKIVAFVMPTGYSFNLDGSTLYLAVASVFAAQVAGVEMSWGQQLVMMFTLMVTSKGVAAVPRASLVILAGTLASFKLPLEAVAIILGVDALMDMARTTVNLIGNCLATCVIARWEGEFNDQPGSTPEATTPLPATAEDTPIEHMHDSAKTVV; this is encoded by the coding sequence ATGCTCGCGTTTCTGCGCAACCGCTCACTGACCCAATGGATTATTTTCTCGATGATCGTGGGGGTCGTGATCGGGTCGGCGTTTCCCGAGGCGTCTCAGCAGTTGAAGCCGTTCTCGAATGTCTTCCTGCGGATGATCAAGTCGCTGATCGCCCCGCTCATCTTCGCAACCCTGGTCATCGGCATCGCGGGCCACGGGGACGACATGAAGAAGGTGGGCAGGATTGCTCTCAAGTCGCTGATTTACTTCGAGGTCGTCACCACGGTGGCCCTGTTCATCGGGCTCGCGGCCGTCAACCTGACCCGGCCCGGCGTTGGCATCGAACTCAAGGGCACGACCGAAAAGGGCCAGGAGTTCGCGGCCAAGCAAACGACGTTCGCGAACGTCCTCGAACACATCGTCCCGGCCAGCGTGTTCGAGGCGGCGGTCCACAACGAGGTGCTGCAGATCGTCTTCTGGGCGATTCTGTTCGCGGTCGCGCTGACGCAGGTGAAGGGCAAGTCGCACGAGTTCATGGTGACCGGCCTGGAGGCACTGTCGGAGGTGATGTTCAAATTCACCGGCATCGTGATGAAGTACGCCCCCATCGGGATTGGCGCGGCCATCGCGGCGACTGTTGGGGAGAACGGGATCATGGTGCTGGGTAACCTCGCCGCCCTGATCCTGACCCTGTACGCCGCGCTGGTCGTGTTCATCCTCGGCGTACTGGTCCCGATCGCCTGGTTTACCCGTATCCCGATCGGTGTGTTCGCCCGGGCGGTCAAGGAACCGGCTCTGATCGCGTTCTCGACCACATCATCGGAGGCCGCGTTGCCGAAGGCGATGCTGGCCATGCAGGCGATCGGCGTCCCCCGGAAGATCGTCGCGTTCGTGATGCCGACCGGGTACTCGTTCAACCTGGACGGCTCCACGCTCTACCTCGCCGTGGCGTCCGTGTTCGCGGCCCAGGTGGCCGGCGTCGAGATGAGTTGGGGCCAGCAGCTCGTGATGATGTTTACCCTGATGGTCACGAGCAAGGGCGTGGCGGCCGTCCCGCGGGCGTCGCTGGTGATCCTGGCCGGCACGCTGGCGTCGTTCAAGCTGCCGCTGGAGGCGGTCGCCATTATCCTCGGCGTCGACGCCCTGATGGACATGGCCCGGACGACCGTGAACCTGATCGGTAACTGCCTGGCGACGTGCGTGATCGCCCGCTGGGAGGGGGAGTTCAACGACCAGCCGGGTTCCACACCCGAGGCCACCACGCCACTACCAGCTACCGCGGAAGATACCCCGATCGAACACATGCACGACTCCGCGAAGACCGTAGTCTGA